From a single Paenibacillus sp. FSL W8-0426 genomic region:
- a CDS encoding FliH/SctL family protein codes for MSNLIKSFQYVPAQDHKRLENHHYYGEAETASDGDDDSTHAASLQARVDEESKRLTEEMLKDAKEFAEKQVREASEQTEQMLQEAKEQIEAWWQEQRQQDEHLIEAMRSQGFQQGYEEGRVQAEHELQVKIEEMMKEAQQVLREAYVAKEQIIQEAEPFLVELACGIAEKVIDKQLTLDPEHMLELIRQNLSRKREQGIITLCVAPEQFAFVQAAREELALSIDSQAELQILPDATVKDKGCVIRSSFGSVDARIDTQLSEIKKELVRIALEDEESKS; via the coding sequence TTGTCTAATTTGATTAAATCTTTTCAGTATGTGCCTGCTCAGGATCACAAGCGTCTGGAAAACCACCATTATTACGGAGAAGCGGAAACAGCTTCGGATGGTGATGATGATTCGACACATGCCGCATCGTTGCAAGCACGTGTTGATGAGGAATCCAAACGCCTGACGGAAGAGATGCTGAAGGATGCCAAGGAGTTTGCGGAAAAGCAGGTGCGTGAAGCTTCAGAGCAGACGGAGCAAATGCTTCAGGAGGCGAAGGAACAGATCGAGGCCTGGTGGCAGGAGCAACGTCAGCAGGATGAGCATTTAATTGAAGCCATGCGTTCACAAGGCTTTCAGCAAGGCTATGAAGAGGGCAGGGTACAGGCTGAGCATGAGCTCCAGGTGAAAATCGAAGAGATGATGAAGGAAGCCCAGCAAGTTCTCCGAGAGGCATATGTAGCAAAAGAGCAAATCATTCAGGAAGCAGAGCCTTTCCTCGTTGAACTTGCTTGCGGAATAGCGGAAAAAGTGATCGACAAACAGCTGACGCTTGATCCGGAGCATATGCTCGAGCTCATTCGACAGAATTTGTCGCGAAAACGGGAGCAGGGCATCATTACGTTGTGTGTAGCCCCTGAACAATTTGCATTTGTCCAGGCTGCGCGGGAAGAACTCGCGCTGTCGATTGATTCGCAGGCAGAATTGCAAATTCTGCCCGATGCGACCGTGAAGGACAAAGGTTGTGTCATCCGGTCGTCCTTCGGGAGTGTGGATGCCCGAATCGACACACAGCTTTCCGAAATCAAAAAAGAACTGGTCCGCATCGCACTTGAGGATGAGGAGTCGAAAAGTTAA
- a CDS encoding flagellar basal body-associated FliL family protein codes for MKKVLPWIAVALLAITLIVVVAFVFLQGQNDPKKETSAAVEKKLTADEIVEVSSEITGIKTNLAGNNTIVSVNVVFELKDAKAKEDFEKIKDLVVKPIIIQAFADTQPEELDGAERRSEFNKKLTKLINEALPEPNLTKATFNDFTVAPL; via the coding sequence ATGAAAAAAGTATTGCCTTGGATCGCTGTCGCACTGCTTGCGATCACATTGATTGTCGTTGTGGCCTTCGTATTTTTGCAAGGACAAAACGATCCGAAAAAAGAAACAAGCGCGGCGGTTGAGAAAAAGTTGACTGCCGACGAGATTGTGGAAGTGTCTTCAGAGATTACCGGAATCAAAACCAATTTGGCGGGCAACAACACCATCGTTTCGGTGAACGTTGTCTTCGAATTGAAAGATGCCAAAGCAAAAGAAGATTTCGAGAAAATCAAAGACCTTGTCGTCAAACCGATCATCATTCAGGCTTTTGCAGATACGCAGCCGGAAGAGCTTGATGGAGCAGAGCGCCGTTCCGAATTCAACAAAAAGCTGACCAAACTCATCAACGAAGCTTTGCCTGAACCGAATTTGACCAAAGCAACTTTCAATGATTTTACAGTGGCACCACTGTAA
- the fliI gene encoding flagellar protein export ATPase FliI: protein MKILSSQRYMEHLRQFDPVRVNGKVTQVIGLMVESEGPDASIGDVCYIYPGKSAKPLQAEVVGFRDNKVLLMPLGELQSIGPGCDVVGTGKPLGVQVGSELLGKVLDGLGKPLDGSLLPSRMPTYSTSNAPVNPMDRPRVLETMSVGVRAIDGLLTVGKGQRVGIFAGSGVGKSTLMGMIARNTAADVNVIALVGERGREVRDFIERDLGPEGLERSVVIVATSDQPALIRIKGAVIATTIAEYFRDRGMNVMLMMDSVTRYAMAQREVGLAVGEPPAMRGYTPSVFASLPKLLERAGTGPTGSITAFYTVLVDGDDMNEPIADAVRGILDGHIVLNRAIANKGHFPAIDVLASISRVMKDIAPEEQLDAVNNMKRLMAVYKESEDLINIGAYQKGSNAAIDESIEQIENIWNFTKQKVDEKVTLSEVQERLISEFARR, encoded by the coding sequence ATGAAGATTTTAAGCTCGCAGCGATATATGGAACATTTGCGACAATTTGATCCCGTTCGAGTGAATGGCAAAGTGACTCAGGTCATTGGTCTCATGGTGGAATCGGAGGGGCCGGATGCAAGCATCGGCGATGTATGCTACATCTACCCTGGCAAATCGGCCAAACCGCTTCAAGCGGAGGTTGTAGGTTTTCGAGACAATAAGGTGCTGTTAATGCCGCTAGGGGAACTTCAATCCATAGGTCCTGGCTGCGATGTGGTTGGGACAGGCAAGCCGCTTGGCGTACAGGTCGGTTCCGAACTGCTCGGAAAAGTGCTTGACGGTCTGGGCAAGCCGCTCGATGGTTCGCTTTTGCCGTCAAGAATGCCAACCTACTCGACCTCCAATGCGCCGGTTAATCCAATGGATCGCCCAAGGGTACTTGAGACGATGAGTGTTGGCGTGAGAGCCATCGATGGACTTCTTACGGTAGGCAAAGGCCAACGGGTTGGCATTTTCGCAGGTTCCGGTGTCGGGAAAAGTACGCTGATGGGCATGATTGCCCGCAATACGGCGGCGGATGTCAACGTCATCGCGCTTGTCGGGGAGCGGGGACGCGAAGTTCGTGACTTTATCGAACGCGATCTGGGGCCGGAAGGACTGGAGCGTTCGGTCGTCATCGTCGCGACCTCGGATCAGCCGGCCTTGATTCGAATCAAGGGAGCGGTGATCGCTACGACCATTGCAGAATATTTCAGGGACAGAGGCATGAATGTCATGTTAATGATGGATTCTGTAACGCGATATGCGATGGCGCAACGGGAAGTGGGACTTGCTGTCGGCGAACCGCCGGCCATGAGGGGATACACTCCTTCGGTGTTTGCCAGCCTTCCCAAGCTTTTGGAGCGCGCAGGGACAGGGCCGACCGGTTCCATCACGGCATTTTATACGGTGCTTGTCGACGGGGATGACATGAATGAACCTATAGCCGACGCCGTCAGGGGGATTCTTGACGGGCACATCGTGCTGAACCGTGCCATCGCCAACAAAGGCCACTTTCCGGCGATCGACGTTTTGGCCAGCATCAGTCGTGTCATGAAGGATATCGCACCGGAGGAACAACTGGACGCCGTAAACAACATGAAACGGTTGATGGCCGTGTACAAAGAATCCGAAGACTTGATCAATATCGGTGCCTATCAGAAAGGTTCCAATGCAGCTATCGACGAGTCGATCGAACAGATCGAGAACATATGGAATTTTACGAAGCAAAAAGTGGACGAAAAAGTGACGCTAAGTGAAGTGCAGGAACGTTTGATTTCTGAATTTGCAAGGAGATGA
- the flgG gene encoding flagellar basal body rod protein FlgG, which translates to MLKSMYSGVSGMRGFQTKLDVIGNNIANVNTVGFKGSRVMFKDIMSQTTAGVTAPTDDNAGVNAKQIGLGVSIGSIDTLHLAGSPQTTNNPTDLRINGDGFFLVSMGGDQEVPFLTRAGDFHVDAARNLVTSDGLYVLDSGGQPITIGDDVVSFTIAQNGTINTTMADGTVEGEIQIGIGKVINPEGLEKIGGNLYRITANANPEGAIENLTANDPENGTGAIIAGQLEMSNVELTSEFTEMIVAQRGFQANSRIITTSDEILQEVVNLKR; encoded by the coding sequence ATGTTGAAATCGATGTACTCGGGCGTTTCCGGGATGCGGGGCTTTCAAACCAAACTTGACGTCATTGGTAACAATATCGCAAACGTGAACACGGTAGGTTTTAAAGGAAGCCGTGTCATGTTCAAAGACATCATGAGTCAAACGACTGCCGGGGTAACCGCGCCAACCGACGACAACGCCGGGGTTAACGCGAAACAAATCGGTCTGGGCGTTTCGATCGGCTCGATTGACACGCTTCACCTGGCAGGAAGTCCGCAAACGACGAACAATCCTACGGATTTGCGAATTAACGGGGATGGATTCTTTTTGGTATCCATGGGCGGAGACCAAGAGGTGCCCTTTTTAACTCGTGCGGGCGATTTTCATGTTGACGCAGCCCGGAATCTGGTTACTTCGGATGGGTTGTATGTGTTGGACAGTGGAGGTCAGCCCATTACGATCGGGGATGACGTGGTGTCTTTTACCATTGCCCAAAACGGCACGATTAACACAACGATGGCTGACGGCACGGTTGAAGGCGAAATTCAAATCGGCATAGGCAAGGTGATTAACCCTGAAGGGTTAGAGAAAATCGGTGGGAACCTGTATCGGATAACGGCAAATGCCAATCCGGAAGGGGCCATCGAAAATCTGACAGCAAACGATCCGGAGAACGGTACGGGAGCCATTATTGCCGGCCAGCTTGAGATGTCCAACGTTGAATTGACGAGCGAATTCACGGAAATGATCGTTGCCCAACGTGGTTTCCAGGCGAATTCGCGGATCATTACGACTTCTGACGAAATCCTTCAGGAAGTTGTTAACTTGAAACGATAA
- the fliJ gene encoding flagellar export protein FliJ — protein MKFRYHFQKVVDLKSNEKTQAEWMLSTAIGKLQTEEEHLLQLLNDKQEAIEGIQSATAAKASVSSLQEMQRYIHHLDECISRKSDDVKHAQVHVQRNQTFLNGKMVDEKVWLEARGKAKLKFQQEMLLREQNDLDEMATVRFAAKAGRAI, from the coding sequence ATGAAATTTCGATATCATTTCCAAAAGGTTGTCGACCTGAAAAGCAATGAAAAGACACAAGCGGAGTGGATGTTATCCACAGCCATCGGCAAACTTCAGACCGAGGAAGAGCATCTGTTGCAGCTGTTGAACGACAAACAGGAAGCCATTGAAGGGATTCAATCCGCAACGGCTGCTAAAGCTTCCGTGTCCAGTCTGCAGGAAATGCAGCGCTACATCCATCATCTCGATGAATGCATTTCCAGGAAAAGCGATGACGTGAAGCATGCTCAGGTTCATGTACAGCGGAATCAAACGTTTTTGAACGGTAAAATGGTGGACGAAAAAGTATGGCTCGAAGCGAGAGGGAAAGCCAAACTCAAGTTTCAGCAGGAGATGCTCCTCCGGGAACAGAACGATCTGGACGAGATGGCTACTGTGCGGTTCGCTGCGAAAGCCGGACGTGCGATTTGA
- a CDS encoding kinesin, with product MAVKDEELEKESGSGWEKFLMISIPIVFTVVLLGVLLTLFNVDVRNNLLELANKVPVVKDWVPDPKLDPEKEKLENSEKQVESAEATIEKLKSEVAQKETELQAAKEATATETQKASELQKKLDEASKAAEEAAKSAPEEESDYQKQIKSLAKMYAAMSPSKAAPILQNMTNEEMVLMLSSMQSSAQTKILEKMDPKTAADVTMMMKDAKPSGDLALDALQSRLKKEQSASQTTTATTSKNLDKSQLSQTFSTMSASNAATLLLETYKLSPDKTLTILNSVDDATRSRLLESMSSADSAETAKILNRLMGNK from the coding sequence ATGGCTGTTAAAGACGAAGAGTTGGAAAAGGAGTCCGGCAGCGGTTGGGAAAAGTTTCTCATGATTTCCATCCCGATTGTGTTCACGGTGGTACTGCTCGGGGTGCTCTTGACCCTGTTCAATGTAGATGTTCGAAATAATCTGCTTGAGCTGGCCAACAAGGTTCCTGTCGTAAAAGATTGGGTTCCCGATCCCAAGCTGGATCCTGAAAAAGAAAAGCTTGAAAATAGCGAGAAGCAAGTGGAGAGCGCAGAAGCAACCATTGAGAAATTGAAGTCCGAGGTAGCCCAGAAAGAGACAGAGCTTCAAGCAGCCAAGGAAGCGACGGCAACCGAAACGCAAAAAGCCAGTGAGCTGCAAAAGAAACTCGATGAGGCGAGCAAGGCTGCCGAAGAAGCTGCCAAGTCTGCACCGGAAGAGGAGTCCGACTATCAGAAGCAAATCAAAAGTTTGGCGAAAATGTATGCGGCCATGAGTCCGAGCAAAGCTGCTCCGATTTTGCAAAACATGACGAACGAAGAAATGGTGCTTATGTTAAGTTCCATGCAGTCCAGCGCCCAAACGAAAATTTTGGAGAAAATGGATCCGAAAACGGCTGCCGATGTCACCATGATGATGAAAGACGCCAAACCTTCGGGTGATCTGGCCCTTGACGCATTGCAATCGAGGCTCAAAAAAGAGCAATCGGCATCCCAGACGACGACGGCAACGACATCCAAAAACCTGGACAAAAGCCAGTTGAGCCAAACCTTCTCCACCATGTCTGCTTCAAACGCAGCAACGCTTCTCTTGGAGACGTATAAACTGAGCCCTGACAAAACGTTGACGATTCTGAACTCGGTGGATGATGCCACCCGTTCCCGACTGCTGGAGAGCATGTCCAGCGCAGATTCGGCAGAAACAGCCAAAATTCTGAATCGTTTGATGGGCAACAAATAG
- the fliG gene encoding flagellar motor switch protein FliG, whose translation MAKASGQGLTGRQKAAILLITLGPEVSAQIFKHLRDEEIEQLTLEIANVRKVDSAEKEMILAEFHQICLAQEYISQGGITYAREILEKALGSQKALEVINRLTATLQVRPFDFARKADPNQILNFIQNENAQTIALVLSYLQFEQAAAILSSLPQEKQADVARRIAVMDSTSPEVIAQVERVLEQKLSSTVTQDYTNAGGIESIVQILNGVDRGTERTILDSLEIQDPELAEEIKKRMFVFEDIVNVDDRSIQRIIRDIDNADLQLALKVASEEVRDVIFRNMSKRMAETFKEEMEFMGPVRLRDVEEAQTRIVGTIRKLEDAGEIIIARGGGDDIIV comes from the coding sequence TTGGCAAAAGCGAGCGGTCAAGGATTGACCGGAAGACAGAAAGCAGCAATTTTATTGATTACGCTGGGACCGGAAGTTTCGGCCCAAATCTTCAAACATCTCAGAGATGAAGAGATCGAACAGCTGACATTGGAGATTGCCAATGTTCGCAAAGTGGATTCTGCGGAAAAAGAAATGATCTTGGCGGAATTCCACCAAATTTGTTTGGCCCAGGAATACATCTCTCAAGGCGGTATTACCTATGCCAGAGAGATTTTGGAGAAAGCGCTCGGCTCTCAAAAAGCGCTTGAAGTTATTAATCGCCTGACGGCCACGCTGCAGGTCAGACCATTTGACTTTGCGCGCAAGGCAGATCCGAACCAGATTCTGAACTTTATCCAGAACGAAAATGCACAGACCATCGCTCTCGTTCTTTCTTATCTTCAATTTGAACAAGCGGCTGCCATCCTTTCATCTTTGCCGCAAGAGAAGCAGGCGGATGTAGCCCGAAGAATCGCGGTCATGGACAGCACGTCTCCGGAAGTCATTGCTCAGGTGGAGAGAGTCTTGGAACAGAAGCTTTCATCAACGGTAACACAAGATTATACGAACGCAGGTGGTATCGAATCCATCGTGCAAATCCTCAACGGGGTCGACCGGGGGACGGAACGCACCATTCTGGATTCCTTGGAAATTCAGGATCCGGAGCTTGCCGAAGAAATCAAAAAACGGATGTTCGTGTTCGAGGATATCGTCAATGTGGACGATCGTTCGATTCAGCGCATTATCCGCGATATCGACAACGCCGACTTGCAGTTGGCATTGAAAGTGGCCAGCGAAGAAGTTCGCGATGTTATTTTCCGAAATATGTCGAAGCGTATGGCCGAAACGTTCAAAGAAGAAATGGAATTTATGGGTCCTGTGCGTCTGCGTGACGTTGAAGAAGCCCAAACGCGCATCGTAGGAACTATCCGCAAACTGGAGGATGCAGGTGAGATCATTATCGCCCGTGGCGGAGGAGATGACATCATTGTCTAA
- the fliM gene encoding flagellar motor switch protein FliM: MVDVLSQNEIDALLAALSSGEMDAEELKKEETQKKVRSYDFKRAVRFSKDHIRSLTRIHENFARFLTTYFSAQLRTFVQINVVQVEQLPYDEFIRSIPKMTILNIFEAEPLQGRMVLEVHPNVGYAMLDRLLGGPGTAPVKISSMTEIETTILERIFSRAFESLQEAWKTVLDITPRLEAMETNPQFMQIVSPNETIALISLSTKIGDTTGMINLCIPHVVLEPIMSRLSTHQWFVSERKTRAPEEYEALKERVNKAKLPLVAELGESRISVSEFLGLSVGDVITLNKPVDQGLSIKVGDRLKYYGSPGTIKDRVAVQIDEIVTEGVEEFDE, encoded by the coding sequence ATGGTGGATGTATTATCACAGAATGAGATTGACGCCCTATTAGCTGCCCTATCTTCTGGTGAGATGGATGCAGAGGAACTAAAAAAGGAAGAAACTCAGAAGAAAGTTAGATCTTATGACTTCAAACGGGCGGTGCGTTTTTCCAAAGACCATATTCGAAGCCTGACTCGTATTCATGAAAATTTTGCACGCTTTCTCACCACTTATTTTTCAGCCCAATTGCGGACGTTCGTTCAGATTAATGTCGTTCAGGTTGAGCAGCTGCCTTATGATGAGTTTATTCGCTCCATACCCAAGATGACGATTTTGAACATTTTTGAAGCAGAGCCTTTGCAGGGACGCATGGTGCTCGAGGTTCATCCTAACGTAGGCTATGCCATGCTGGATCGGTTGTTGGGTGGTCCGGGAACTGCGCCGGTCAAAATATCTTCCATGACTGAAATCGAAACGACCATATTGGAACGGATTTTCAGCCGTGCGTTTGAAAGTTTGCAGGAAGCATGGAAAACGGTGCTCGATATTACACCGCGGTTGGAAGCCATGGAAACCAATCCGCAATTCATGCAGATTGTGTCGCCGAATGAAACCATCGCGCTGATCTCGCTTAGCACCAAAATCGGTGACACCACGGGTATGATCAATTTGTGTATTCCGCATGTCGTTCTGGAGCCCATTATGTCACGTCTTTCGACTCATCAATGGTTTGTTTCCGAGAGGAAAACGAGAGCTCCTGAAGAGTACGAGGCGCTCAAGGAACGCGTAAACAAGGCGAAACTGCCGTTGGTCGCTGAACTGGGAGAATCGCGGATTTCAGTCTCCGAGTTTCTGGGTTTGTCCGTTGGCGACGTAATTACGTTAAACAAGCCGGTTGATCAGGGTTTATCCATTAAAGTGGGGGATCGCTTGAAATATTACGGCAGTCCTGGAACGATAAAAGACCGCGTGGCTGTACAGATCGACGAAATTGTCACCGAAGGAGTTGAAGAGTTTGACGAGTAA
- a CDS encoding flagellar FlbD family protein: protein MISVTRLNGSPMWLNALMVEIVEETPDTYITLVTGKRLIVLEKAEEVVSKIKEYNREIGVQAATIKVQQTEES, encoded by the coding sequence ATGATTTCGGTTACGCGGTTAAACGGTTCTCCCATGTGGCTGAATGCACTGATGGTTGAGATTGTGGAAGAGACGCCGGATACGTATATTACGTTGGTTACGGGAAAAAGGCTGATCGTGCTCGAGAAGGCGGAAGAGGTCGTTTCCAAAATTAAGGAATATAACCGTGAAATCGGAGTCCAGGCAGCCACCATCAAAGTGCAGCAAACGGAGGAGTCCTGA
- a CDS encoding TIGR02530 family flagellar biosynthesis protein: MTDRMTVGQLYAGALTPNLLHRTKQGEHAGPSERPFAELLDEHLLKLSNHAAKRLEQRGIELGSEQMEQIGSALDKAAAKGAKESLILMQDMAFIVNVQNRTVVTALDSKSMKDNVFTQIDSAVIIS, encoded by the coding sequence ATGACGGATCGGATGACGGTTGGTCAACTCTATGCAGGAGCCTTGACACCAAACTTGCTGCACCGAACGAAGCAGGGGGAGCATGCAGGTCCATCCGAACGGCCTTTTGCGGAGCTGCTTGATGAACATCTGCTCAAATTAAGCAACCACGCTGCGAAAAGACTTGAACAGCGAGGCATTGAGCTTGGAAGCGAGCAGATGGAGCAGATTGGTTCTGCGCTGGATAAAGCTGCTGCCAAAGGTGCTAAAGAGTCTCTTATATTAATGCAGGATATGGCGTTTATCGTTAATGTTCAAAATCGCACTGTTGTTACAGCCTTGGATAGCAAAAGCATGAAAGACAATGTGTTCACCCAGATCGACAGTGCTGTAATTATTTCTTAA
- a CDS encoding flagellar hook capping FlgD N-terminal domain-containing protein has protein sequence MANEIFSTNATWPNYSAANKATTSAATKELGKDQFLKILITQLQNQDPMQPMEDKEFIAQMAQFSSVEQLVNISSKLEALGKSLGTVSSMIGKEISWISSGNTKNDDLSWKADKDKDDNGTLRQGIVDSIIVRDGVQYAKVGNDEIKLDEIIQVSNPKEEEEAEPDKTDPDNKQDAPSEEPASGGNAS, from the coding sequence ATGGCTAACGAAATTTTTTCAACCAATGCCACCTGGCCCAACTATTCGGCTGCCAATAAAGCGACTACTAGTGCAGCAACCAAAGAGTTGGGTAAGGATCAATTTCTAAAAATCTTGATTACCCAGCTTCAAAACCAGGACCCGATGCAGCCCATGGAAGATAAGGAGTTCATTGCCCAAATGGCGCAGTTTAGTTCTGTGGAGCAGCTGGTCAATATCTCCTCCAAATTGGAGGCGTTGGGCAAATCCCTGGGCACTGTGTCCAGCATGATCGGCAAGGAAATCAGTTGGATTTCTTCCGGGAATACCAAAAATGACGATCTGAGCTGGAAAGCCGATAAGGACAAGGATGACAACGGAACGTTGCGCCAGGGCATTGTGGATTCCATCATCGTCAGAGATGGGGTTCAATATGCTAAAGTAGGCAACGACGAGATTAAATTGGATGAAATCATCCAGGTGTCAAACCCGAAAGAAGAAGAAGAGGCAGAACCAGATAAAACGGATCCAGATAATAAGCAAGATGCTCCGTCCGAAGAACCTGCATCCGGTGGGAATGCGTCATGA
- a CDS encoding flagellar hook-length control protein FliK, with amino-acid sequence MSMVYQMTSTAPSGKTAGASKSSGTSAPDGVTGTFDQTLAQSMNGGVANASTSESPESLSSNPLVFSFASLEEGEQKSLMELLSSLFDDLDSLDETLENDPTLAAELQSIIQQLYVLLNGAETGETADENETVPTEAAASSPLAIHLEEHPAAARFVLQDVLTQMAAKFTEPDGAVVKNTTELKHLLQTLQDRLDQAGVPLNSNKGWTELKSMVDAFAVVNDQTEGAQSNAGQLKSNVSGPQSNTLTLQSAMADNASEAGGSIGSGESQLDGADQNRIITAGELSLRSSGTLAAKPAEPVMQASQFSKEMTQFVINKLDIVHQKGFSEATISLRPEHLGKLDVQISIQNGQLVARFMTEHAMAKDMIEQQMSQLRTSLAAQGIQVERIEVTQNSSVGSQMYQDGGRQPGGNSREQRRSREREEQTDDSITVANLQEELRNWRSEHAEESDLPRDSFTAKA; translated from the coding sequence ATGTCGATGGTATATCAGATGACCTCCACGGCTCCATCGGGCAAAACAGCAGGAGCTTCTAAATCATCCGGAACATCTGCACCTGATGGTGTGACTGGAACGTTTGACCAAACGCTGGCACAGTCCATGAACGGAGGCGTAGCAAACGCCAGCACATCCGAATCACCGGAATCGTTGTCTTCCAATCCGCTTGTATTTTCCTTTGCTTCATTGGAAGAAGGAGAACAAAAATCATTGATGGAACTGCTAAGCTCGTTGTTTGACGATTTGGATTCGCTTGACGAAACTCTCGAGAACGATCCGACGCTCGCCGCGGAATTGCAATCCATCATCCAGCAGCTGTACGTTCTTTTGAATGGTGCTGAGACCGGGGAAACGGCGGATGAAAACGAAACGGTTCCGACGGAAGCGGCTGCGAGCAGCCCGCTTGCGATCCATCTGGAAGAACATCCGGCGGCGGCGCGGTTTGTGCTGCAGGATGTGCTTACGCAAATGGCGGCCAAGTTTACGGAGCCGGATGGCGCTGTTGTCAAAAACACGACCGAACTTAAACATTTGCTCCAAACCTTGCAGGATCGGCTGGATCAAGCAGGAGTTCCTTTGAACAGCAACAAAGGTTGGACCGAGCTGAAATCCATGGTGGATGCTTTTGCAGTAGTTAATGACCAGACAGAGGGAGCTCAATCCAATGCCGGGCAGCTCAAATCCAACGTTTCGGGACCGCAAAGCAATACGCTGACTTTGCAGTCTGCCATGGCGGATAATGCCAGTGAGGCGGGTGGTTCAATCGGATCGGGTGAAAGCCAGCTGGATGGGGCCGATCAGAATCGCATCATTACGGCAGGAGAACTGTCCCTTAGATCGTCCGGAACGCTGGCAGCAAAGCCGGCAGAGCCGGTAATGCAGGCTTCACAATTCAGCAAGGAAATGACGCAATTTGTCATTAACAAACTGGATATCGTACATCAAAAGGGATTCTCGGAAGCGACGATCTCTCTTAGACCAGAGCATTTGGGCAAGCTGGATGTGCAGATTTCGATTCAAAATGGCCAACTCGTCGCCCGCTTCATGACAGAACACGCCATGGCCAAAGACATGATCGAGCAGCAGATGTCGCAGCTTCGGACTTCGCTGGCTGCACAAGGCATACAGGTAGAACGGATAGAGGTAACTCAAAACAGTTCGGTGGGGTCGCAAATGTATCAGGATGGCGGACGTCAGCCTGGGGGCAACTCCCGCGAACAACGGCGCTCGCGTGAACGCGAGGAACAGACCGACGATTCGATAACCGTTGCGAATTTGCAGGAAGAGCTGCGTAACTGGCGCAGCGAGCATGCAGAAGAGAGTGATCTTCCGCGCGATTCGTTTACAGCCAAGGCTTAA